One window of Nymphaea colorata isolate Beijing-Zhang1983 chromosome 1, ASM883128v2, whole genome shotgun sequence genomic DNA carries:
- the LOC116267719 gene encoding wax ester synthase/diacylglycerol acyltransferase 4-like, whose product MMRGGAAAEGGDGDERIPVSPNGQFFNSSVLSVYILAVFELESPVAGGEQREEILRKEFLPVSTRFSSIMVKDTKGVKHWKPVKVNIKDHIRIPTFPPGLSPEEYEKHLQGYLSEIAIEEMSQNKPLWEVHIFKYCTPSAVNTLVFKLHHAIGDGFSLMTALFSCLRRADDPSLPLTFPSCNGSSKQNRSKIENGTIWRHLSPLWFTFQDFGWSLLKSSLLVDPKSPIRSGELGVEFKPVFISSISLSLEEIREVREELKATVNDVITGTVFYGIQLYMHRMSPGSENLPATALVLLNTRSVSKHLSLEDIRKDGAEASWGNQFGFIHVPLPACKCIKKANPIDYVFEAQELIMKKRSSLGVYLTGRFLEMLRRLRGPEAAAEHIHSTLRNTSMTISNIIGPLEKISMGGCPVKSFYFMVTRLPQSLTISMLSYMGKLRLAVGGEKGFLDSEAMSGCFEEAFAKILDAVRGKRYTPPSSQGDV is encoded by the exons ATGATGAGAGGAGGAGCGGCAGCAGAAGGTGGGGATGGGGATGAGCGGATTCCGGTCAGCCCCAACGGCCAGTTCTTCAATAGCTCGGTTCTGTCCGTCTACATTCTGGCAGTGTTCGAGCTGGAGAGCCCCGTCGCTGGTGGGGAGCAACGCGAGGAGATCCTCAGGAAGGAGTTCTTGCCAGTCAGCACTCGCTTCTCCTCAATCATG GTCAAAGATACAAAGGGTGTGAAACATTGGAAGCCAGTGAAGGTGAACATTAAGGATCATATAAGGATCCCAACTTTTCCCCCTGGATTATCACCTGAAGAATATGAGAAACACCTGCAAGGATACCTCTCAGAGATAGCCATTGAAGAAATGTCGCAGAACAAGCCCCTGTGGGAGGTCCATATCTTCAAGTACTGCACTCCTAGTGCAGTGAACACCCTTGTGTTCAAGCTCCACCATGCAATTGGGGATGGCTTCTCCCTGATGACAGCATTGTTTTCCTGTCTGCGAAGAGCCGACGACCCGTCCCTGCCACTTACATTTCCATCTTGTAATGGTTCCTCCAAGCAAAACCGTTCTAAAATTGAAAACGGAACCATATGGAGACATCTCTCACCGCTTTGGTTCACCTTTCAAGACTTTGGCTGGAGCCTGCTGAAAAGCAGTTTGCTTGTAGATCCTAAGTCTCCTATAAGATCAGGAGAACTTGGGGTTGAGTTCAAGCCAGTGTTCATCTCCTCTATTTCTCTTTCACTAGAGGAGATTCGAGAAGTTAGAGAAGAATTGAAGGCA ACCGTGAATGATGTAATCACAGGGACTGTATTCTATGGCATTCAGTTGTACATGCACCGCATGAGTCCGGGCTCAGAAAACTTACCTGCCACTGCATTGGTGTTGCTAAACACAAGAAGTGTCTCTAAGCATCTGTCTTTAGAGGATATAAGgaaggatggagctgaagcgTCATGGGGAAACCAGTTCGGATTCATTCATGTTCCTCTCCCTGCATGCAAATGCATCAAGAAGGCGAACCCAATCGATTATGTGTTTGAAGCACAAGAACTGATCATGAAAAAGAGGAGCTCACTTGGTGTATATCTAACTGGGAGATTCTTAGAGATGCTAAGGAGGTTAAGAGGCCCTGAG GCAGCAGCAGAGCACATCCATTCGACACTAAGAAACACCAGCATGACCATTTCAAACATAATTGGCCCATTGGAGAAGATATCCATGGGGGGTTGTCCAGTTAAAAGCTTCTATTTCATGGTGACACGTTTACCGCAG AGCCTCACCATATCAATGCTGAGTTACATGGGGAAGCTGAGATTGGCTGTAGGAGGAGAGAAAGGCTTCTTAGATTCTGAAGCGATGTCAGGATGCTTCGAAGAAGCATTTGCCAAGATACTTGATGCTGTAAGAGGGAAGCGTTATACACCACCCTCAAGCCAGGGAGATGTCTGA